A single region of the Mesotoga sp. BH458_6_3_2_1 genome encodes:
- a CDS encoding endonuclease V, with the protein MNTENIHSWTMEPIQAIDLQTRLRERLVFEDYTGEPELIAGVDVSFPSREIALAVVVIMEFRSLRVIEYYYSVEKINTPYIPGLLSFREGPTILKALSKSPEVDLIFFDGHGIAHPRGVGIASHIGLFVKKPTIGIAKSLLYGELKDCPEEKGEMSPILAPDGRLLGYAVRTRMGVKPIFVSPGNRITPESAVDLVLRTTGKYRIPEPTRQAHILTQELKGQLIL; encoded by the coding sequence ATGAACACAGAGAATATTCACAGTTGGACGATGGAACCAATTCAGGCTATCGATTTGCAGACAAGGCTTAGGGAACGACTCGTATTCGAAGATTACACAGGTGAGCCCGAACTGATAGCCGGGGTCGATGTTTCCTTCCCTTCGAGAGAGATTGCTCTCGCCGTCGTCGTGATCATGGAATTTCGCTCGCTACGTGTAATTGAGTACTACTACTCGGTTGAGAAAATCAATACACCTTACATTCCGGGCCTTCTATCTTTCAGAGAGGGTCCGACAATATTGAAGGCTCTTTCGAAATCACCCGAAGTCGACTTGATCTTCTTTGATGGGCATGGAATAGCTCACCCAAGGGGTGTTGGCATAGCTTCACACATTGGTCTTTTCGTCAAGAAGCCAACCATTGGAATCGCCAAAAGCCTTCTGTATGGTGAACTGAAAGACTGTCCCGAAGAGAAGGGGGAGATGAGCCCAATCCTTGCTCCCGATGGACGACTGCTAGGATATGCCGTTCGCACCAGGATGGGCGTGAAACCGATTTTCGTTTCCCCAGGGAATCGAATTACTCCAGAATCTGCAGTTGATCTGGTCTTAAGAACTACAGGCAAGTACAGAATACCTGAACCGACCAGGCAGGCTCACATCCTAACTCAAGAGCTGAAGGGTCAACTAATCCTGTAG
- the dnaN gene encoding DNA polymerase III subunit beta: MKFVAARSEILTRLESVSGAVAPKNVKPILSGIYFSMKDESTIKLVATDLETAITTELKPKHVDGSCNFVIDARLVLEIVRNLPEGEVIFETEENNIVIRMGSARFTLPTMDPDDFPDIEPATGGLDFTVSVSSVELMVERVIFCAARDEFMRNLNSVYWEFDDGYLRLVAADGFRMALSEERIDLNIDDHFLLTLKSMRDLQNSLKAAMSDVLKITYDGSRVQFSFDGTEIVTKVVDAEFPDYRKVLPKSFKARVVIPTETFSDAVRRASIAARLGSDSVKFEIDDEQFKIIARSPDHGESVEVIGANKEGDNIVIAFNPRFLSESAKKIDSDSLELNFVDSNSPLQMNPVDVQGYTYIIMPIRLI, from the coding sequence ATGAAATTTGTCGCAGCTCGTTCCGAAATCCTCACGAGATTAGAGTCGGTTTCTGGGGCAGTCGCTCCAAAAAATGTCAAGCCAATTCTTTCGGGCATATATTTCTCAATGAAGGATGAGTCGACAATTAAGCTTGTAGCTACCGATTTAGAGACGGCGATCACTACCGAGCTGAAACCAAAACATGTGGATGGAAGCTGCAATTTTGTTATCGATGCCCGTTTGGTTCTTGAAATAGTCAGAAATCTGCCTGAAGGAGAAGTTATCTTTGAGACGGAAGAAAACAACATCGTTATCCGGATGGGGAGCGCACGTTTCACTCTCCCAACAATGGACCCTGATGACTTCCCCGATATCGAGCCAGCAACTGGGGGACTTGATTTCACAGTTTCCGTATCTTCAGTTGAGCTCATGGTGGAAAGGGTAATCTTTTGTGCAGCAAGAGACGAGTTCATGAGGAATTTGAACAGTGTTTATTGGGAATTTGATGACGGATATCTTCGGCTTGTGGCTGCGGATGGTTTCAGAATGGCCCTTTCTGAGGAGAGAATCGATCTGAACATCGATGATCACTTTTTGCTCACGCTGAAGAGTATGAGGGATCTTCAAAACAGCCTGAAAGCAGCAATGTCTGATGTTCTGAAAATAACTTACGATGGTTCGCGCGTTCAGTTCTCCTTTGACGGAACAGAAATCGTGACGAAAGTAGTTGATGCGGAGTTTCCTGACTATAGAAAAGTTCTTCCGAAATCATTCAAAGCAAGAGTGGTGATTCCGACAGAGACTTTTTCCGATGCTGTCAGAAGAGCATCGATTGCCGCAAGACTTGGATCCGACTCGGTCAAGTTTGAGATAGACGATGAGCAGTTCAAGATTATTGCAAGAAGTCCTGATCACGGAGAGTCGGTTGAAGTTATTGGAGCTAACAAAGAAGGCGACAACATCGTAATCGCATTCAATCCCAGATTCCTTTCCGAATCTGCTAAGAAGATTGATTCCGACTCTTTGGAGCTGAACTTTGTCGACTCGAACAGCCCGCTGCAGATGAATCCCGTAGATGTGCAGGGATACACCTATATCATAATGCCGATAAGGCTTATATGA